A single region of the Brachypodium distachyon strain Bd21 chromosome 3, Brachypodium_distachyon_v3.0, whole genome shotgun sequence genome encodes:
- the LOC100832779 gene encoding pentatricopeptide repeat-containing protein At4g16835, mitochondrial — protein MMPRHLRLGVGARSLATAAIRRGDLAGAAEPEAVASTTPQRKTTADYNRLLAGYARAARPGGRRDRLLADARHLFDRIPRPDAVSYNTLLSCHFAAGDVRGARDLFAAMPATARNVTSWNTMLSGLSRSGAVGEARAVFLAMPARNSISWNAMVSCFAHAGDMCAAEECFEDAPDKENAVLWTAMVSGYMDSGHVEKAMQFFEAMPVRSLVSWNAVVAGYVKNSRAEDALWVFKTMVRDADVRPNESTLSSVLLGCSNLSALGFGRQVHQWCTKLPLSRRVTAGTSLVSMYCKCGDLDGACKLFSEMRIRDVIAWNAMISGYAHHGDGREAIELFEKMKSQGVEPNWITFVAVLTACIHTGMCDFGMQCFERMQEVYGIEARVDHYSCMVDLLCRAGSLERAVSLIRSMPFQPHPSAYGTLLNASRVYKNMEFAEFAAGKLIEQNPQNAGAYVQLANIYAVANQWADVSRVRRWMKDNAVVKTPGYSWVEINGVIHVFRSNDRLHPQLSLIHERLCQLEERMKAMGYVPDLDFALHDVDESLKVQMLMRHSEKLAIAFGLLSTAPGITLRIFKNLRVCGDCHTAAKLISKIEDREIILRDTTRFHHFRSGHCSCGDYW, from the coding sequence ATGATGCCGCGCCATCTTCGTCTGGGCGTTGGCGCCCGCTCCCTCGCCACGGCGGCCATCCGGCGCGGGGAcctcgccggcgcggcggagcccgaGGCCGTTGCGTCCACGACGCCCCAGCGCAAGACCACAGCCGACTACAACCGCCTCCTCGCGGGCTACGCGAGGGCGGCGCgccccggcggccggcgcgacCGCCTCCTCGCGGACGCGCGCCACCTGTTCGACCGAATCCCGCGCCCGGACGCCGTCTCCTACAACACGCTCCTCTCCTGCCacttcgccgccggcgacgtccGCGGCGCGCGGGACCTCTTCGCCGCGATGCCGGCCACGGCCAGGAACGTCACGTCCTGGAACACCATGCTGTCCGGGCTGTCAAGGAGCGGCGCGGTGGGGGAGGCCAGGGCTGTGTTCCTGGCGATGCCCGCAAGGAACTCCATCTCTTGGAACGCCATGGTTTCCTGTTTCGCTCATGCGGGGGACATGTGCGCGGCGGAGGAGTGCTTCGAGGACGCGCCGGACAAGGAGAACGCGGTTCTCTGGACCGCGATGGTCTCCGGGTACATGGATTCCGGCCATGTGGAGAAGGCGATGCAGTTCTTTGAGGCGATGCCCGTGAGGAGCTTGGTATCGTGGAATGCGGTGGTTGCTGGATACGTGAAGAATTCACGCGCGGAGGACGCCTTGTGGGTGTTCAAGACAATGGTCAGGGATGCCGATGTGCGGCCAAATGAGTCAACGTTAAGCAGTGTGCTACTTGGATGCAGCAACTTGTCCGCACTAGGATTTGGGAGGCAGGTACATCAGTGGTGCACGAAGTTGCCGTTGAGTAGGAGAGTAACTGCGGGGACGTCGCTTGTGAGCATGTACTGCAAGTGCGGGGACTTGGATGGCGCATGCAAGCTATTCAGTGAGATGCGCATACGGGATGTGATTGCATGGAATGCAATGATTTCTGGCTATGCTCACCATGGAGATGGGCGGGAAGCTATTGAGCTGTTTGAAAAGATGAAGAGCCAAGGAGTTGAGCCTAACTGGATCACTTTTGTGGCAGTATTGACAGCTTGTATCCATACTGGAATGTGTGATTTTGGAATGCAATGTTTTGAGAGAATGCAGGAAGTCTATGGAATTGAGGCCCGGGTTGATCATTACTCTTGCATGGTGGATCTTCTCTGCCGAGCCGGTTCGCTTGAAAGAGCCGTGAGCCTGATTCGCTCAATGCCCTTTCAGCCACATCCTTCTGCCTATGGCACCCTATTGAATGCTTCTAGAGTTTATAAGAACATGGAATTTGCTGAGTTCGCTGCTGGAAAGCTGATCGAACAGAACCCACAGAATGCAGGGGCCTATGTACAGTTGGCAAATATTTATGCCGTAGCAAATCAGTGGGCTGATGTGTCTAGAGTAAGAAGGTGGATGAAGGATAATGCAGTAGTCAAAACACCTGGATATAGCTGGGTTGAGATAAACGGTGTGATTCATGTGTTCAGATCAAATGACAGATTACATCCTCAGCTTAGTCTGATTCATGAAAGATTGTGCCAGTTAGAGGAGAGGATGAAGGCAATGGGTTATGTTCCAGATCTTGATTTTGCACTGCATGATGTAGATGAGAGTCTGAAGGTGCAAATGCTAATGAGGCATAGTGAGAAGCTTGCTATTGCTTTTGGTCTGCTTAGTACTGCTCCTGGGATAACCTTGAGGATTTTCAAGAATCTCAGGGTTTGTGGAGACTGTCACACTGCTGCCAAGCTCATCTCCAAGATTGAGGATCGAGAAATCATCCTGAGAGATACAACACGTTTCCATCACTTTAGAAGCGGGCATTGTTCTTGTGGGGATTACTGGTGA
- the LOC100845608 gene encoding factor of DNA methylation 1 isoform X2, giving the protein MPRSAMDCSSDESSDLSDTDIDDYAEQTYLNLKSGKLVARYGADRFRCPFCLGKKKQDYRYNELLQHAVGVGASNRAAKVKANHLALANLLKNDYSDAAGSLPSRQADALINPPKPVQDQELFVWPWMGILANVPAEQTQRDGAILMQHLAHFNPSHFDAVHSPDGYTGFAVVRFTSDWIGFKDALAFHNNYKSRHLGKMDLNEASRRGKYICGWLAKEEDYKADDPVGMFLSANGELKTVSELQLELSRKTETIIASLTTQISAKSKYMMELEIKCNKMNLALRRAMEDSDSLHQRYNEAMRKMQSAAREHSLKIFQETDQLRKQLDEKESDIQRRSKQLSEIVAQTDMERRKLKNERKKNAGQNDSLHMARVEQQKANEAVRVLVEKHKKEKEVALNKILQLEKQLDEKQKLELEIQQLRGQLEVVKHMEGEGVDVKKRTEELTEELENKIDDMEDLEALNQTLIIKERMTNDELQDAKKELISGLSDLLGPRSNIGIKRMGELDEKPFIQACKQKYGVEAETKGLELCSMWQDKLKDANWHPFKVVVTGEKTGQIINEHDEELAGLKQELGQEVYQAVTTALLEINEYNASGSYVVSELWNNKENKKASMGDVVQHILKQWKLQKRRR; this is encoded by the exons ATGCCGAG gTCTGCCATGGATTGCAGCTCCGACGAGTCATCAGACCTAAGTGATACAGATATTGATGACTATGCTGAGCAGACGTACTTGAACCTGAAGTCAGGCAAGCTCGTGGCAAGGTATGGTGCTGACAGGTTCAGATGCCCGTTCTgcctggggaagaagaagcaggacTACCGTTACAACGAGCTGCTTCAGCACGCTGTTGGGGTGGGCGCATCCAACCGCGCTGCGAAGGTGAAGGCAAACCACCTGGCCCTGGCCAATCTTCTGAAGAATGACTATTCTGATGCAGCAGGCTCATTGCCGTCGAGGCAAGCAGATGCACTCATTAATCCTCCTAAGCCAGTGCAAGATCAGGAGTTGTTTGTTTGGCCCTGGATGGGCATCCTTGCCAATGTTCCAGCAGAGCAAACACAGAGAGATGGAGCCATTCTGATGCAGCACTTAGCTCATTTCAATCCTTCGCATTTTGATGCTGTGCATTCTCCCGACGGATACACTGGCTTTGCAGTTGTCCGTTTCACCAGTGATTGGATTGGGTTCAAGGATGCCTTGGCTTTCCACAACAACTACAAATCACGTCACTTAGGTAAGATGGATTTGAATGAGGCAAGTCGACGGGGGAAGTACATTTGTGGTTGGCTGGCAAAAGAGGAGGACTACAAAGCTGATGATCCAGTTGGTATGTTCTTATCGGCAAATGGTGAGCTAAAGACAGTGTCTGAACTGCAACTTGAGCTATCCCGCAAGACTGAAACCATCATAGCTAGTTTGACAACCCAGATTTCTGCTAAGAGCAAGTATATGATGGAACTCGAGATCAAGTGTAACAAGATGAATCTCGCTCTCCGAAGGGCCATGGAAGACAGCGACTCGCTGCACCAACGCTACAATGAAG CAATGCGAAAGATGCAGTCTGCTGCTCGTGAACACTCGCTGAAAATCTTTCAAGAGACTGATCAGCTGAGGAAGCAGTTGGATGAGAAAGAGAGTGACATCCAAAGGAGATCCAAGCAACTGAGTGAAATAGTTGCTCAAACTGACatggaaagaagaaaactgaaaaatgaGAGGAAAAAG AATGCTGGTCAAAATGACTCCCTCCACATGGCCAGAGTTGAGCAACAGAAAGCCAATGAAGCTGTGCGGGTTCTTGTTGAGAAACATAAG aaagagaaggaagtTGCTCTGAACAAAATACTGCAGTTAGAGAAGCAGCTGGATGAGAAGCAAAAACTGGAGCTGGAAATACAACAACTTAGAGGCCAGCTGGAGGTGGTGAAGCACATGGAGGGTGAGGGTGTTGATGTGAAGAAACGTACTGAAGAACTCACTGAGGAactagaaaacaaaattgatGATATGGAAGATCTGGAAGCTCTAAATCAAACTCTCATTATCAAAGAACGGATGACCAATGATGAACTGCAAGATGCAAAGAAAGAGCTGATTTCG GGCTTGTCAGATCTGTTAGGCCCTCGGAGCAACATTGGAATTAAGAGGATGGGTGAACTGGATGAGAAGCCATTTATTCAAGCTTGCAAGCAAAAATATGGGGTCGAGGCTGAAACAAAAGGCCTTGAATTATGTTCCATGTGGCAAGATAAACTTAAGGATGCAAATTGGCATCCTTTCAAGGTGGTGGTTACAGGGGAAAAGACAGGG CAAATCATCAATGAGCATGACGAAGAGCTGGCAGGCTTGAAGCAGGAGCTCGGCCAAGAGGTGTACCAGGCTGTGACCACGGCGCTGCTGGAGATTAACGAGTACAATGCCAGCGGCAGCTACGTCGTCTCTGAACTCTGGAACAACAAGGAGAATAAAAAGGCCAGCATGGGGGATGTTGTGCAGCACATCCTGAAACAGTGGAAGCTGCAGAAACGCAGGAGATGA
- the LOC100845608 gene encoding factor of DNA methylation 1 isoform X1 yields the protein METRSAMDCSSDESSDLSDTDIDDYAEQTYLNLKSGKLVARYGADRFRCPFCLGKKKQDYRYNELLQHAVGVGASNRAAKVKANHLALANLLKNDYSDAAGSLPSRQADALINPPKPVQDQELFVWPWMGILANVPAEQTQRDGAILMQHLAHFNPSHFDAVHSPDGYTGFAVVRFTSDWIGFKDALAFHNNYKSRHLGKMDLNEASRRGKYICGWLAKEEDYKADDPVGMFLSANGELKTVSELQLELSRKTETIIASLTTQISAKSKYMMELEIKCNKMNLALRRAMEDSDSLHQRYNEAMRKMQSAAREHSLKIFQETDQLRKQLDEKESDIQRRSKQLSEIVAQTDMERRKLKNERKKNAGQNDSLHMARVEQQKANEAVRVLVEKHKKEKEVALNKILQLEKQLDEKQKLELEIQQLRGQLEVVKHMEGEGVDVKKRTEELTEELENKIDDMEDLEALNQTLIIKERMTNDELQDAKKELISGLSDLLGPRSNIGIKRMGELDEKPFIQACKQKYGVEAETKGLELCSMWQDKLKDANWHPFKVVVTGEKTGQIINEHDEELAGLKQELGQEVYQAVTTALLEINEYNASGSYVVSELWNNKENKKASMGDVVQHILKQWKLQKRRR from the exons ATGGAAACGAG gTCTGCCATGGATTGCAGCTCCGACGAGTCATCAGACCTAAGTGATACAGATATTGATGACTATGCTGAGCAGACGTACTTGAACCTGAAGTCAGGCAAGCTCGTGGCAAGGTATGGTGCTGACAGGTTCAGATGCCCGTTCTgcctggggaagaagaagcaggacTACCGTTACAACGAGCTGCTTCAGCACGCTGTTGGGGTGGGCGCATCCAACCGCGCTGCGAAGGTGAAGGCAAACCACCTGGCCCTGGCCAATCTTCTGAAGAATGACTATTCTGATGCAGCAGGCTCATTGCCGTCGAGGCAAGCAGATGCACTCATTAATCCTCCTAAGCCAGTGCAAGATCAGGAGTTGTTTGTTTGGCCCTGGATGGGCATCCTTGCCAATGTTCCAGCAGAGCAAACACAGAGAGATGGAGCCATTCTGATGCAGCACTTAGCTCATTTCAATCCTTCGCATTTTGATGCTGTGCATTCTCCCGACGGATACACTGGCTTTGCAGTTGTCCGTTTCACCAGTGATTGGATTGGGTTCAAGGATGCCTTGGCTTTCCACAACAACTACAAATCACGTCACTTAGGTAAGATGGATTTGAATGAGGCAAGTCGACGGGGGAAGTACATTTGTGGTTGGCTGGCAAAAGAGGAGGACTACAAAGCTGATGATCCAGTTGGTATGTTCTTATCGGCAAATGGTGAGCTAAAGACAGTGTCTGAACTGCAACTTGAGCTATCCCGCAAGACTGAAACCATCATAGCTAGTTTGACAACCCAGATTTCTGCTAAGAGCAAGTATATGATGGAACTCGAGATCAAGTGTAACAAGATGAATCTCGCTCTCCGAAGGGCCATGGAAGACAGCGACTCGCTGCACCAACGCTACAATGAAG CAATGCGAAAGATGCAGTCTGCTGCTCGTGAACACTCGCTGAAAATCTTTCAAGAGACTGATCAGCTGAGGAAGCAGTTGGATGAGAAAGAGAGTGACATCCAAAGGAGATCCAAGCAACTGAGTGAAATAGTTGCTCAAACTGACatggaaagaagaaaactgaaaaatgaGAGGAAAAAG AATGCTGGTCAAAATGACTCCCTCCACATGGCCAGAGTTGAGCAACAGAAAGCCAATGAAGCTGTGCGGGTTCTTGTTGAGAAACATAAG aaagagaaggaagtTGCTCTGAACAAAATACTGCAGTTAGAGAAGCAGCTGGATGAGAAGCAAAAACTGGAGCTGGAAATACAACAACTTAGAGGCCAGCTGGAGGTGGTGAAGCACATGGAGGGTGAGGGTGTTGATGTGAAGAAACGTACTGAAGAACTCACTGAGGAactagaaaacaaaattgatGATATGGAAGATCTGGAAGCTCTAAATCAAACTCTCATTATCAAAGAACGGATGACCAATGATGAACTGCAAGATGCAAAGAAAGAGCTGATTTCG GGCTTGTCAGATCTGTTAGGCCCTCGGAGCAACATTGGAATTAAGAGGATGGGTGAACTGGATGAGAAGCCATTTATTCAAGCTTGCAAGCAAAAATATGGGGTCGAGGCTGAAACAAAAGGCCTTGAATTATGTTCCATGTGGCAAGATAAACTTAAGGATGCAAATTGGCATCCTTTCAAGGTGGTGGTTACAGGGGAAAAGACAGGG CAAATCATCAATGAGCATGACGAAGAGCTGGCAGGCTTGAAGCAGGAGCTCGGCCAAGAGGTGTACCAGGCTGTGACCACGGCGCTGCTGGAGATTAACGAGTACAATGCCAGCGGCAGCTACGTCGTCTCTGAACTCTGGAACAACAAGGAGAATAAAAAGGCCAGCATGGGGGATGTTGTGCAGCACATCCTGAAACAGTGGAAGCTGCAGAAACGCAGGAGATGA
- the LOC100845916 gene encoding general transcription and DNA repair factor IIH subunit TFB1-1, whose protein sequence is MGTMTIGAKYKTTLKDPGTTGVLRMNEDKLAFIPNDPRSLMKLNVDFRTIKGHKFNKVDGSKPTPPLLNLSKDSDKGGGYMFEFDNVGNRDLCRDFVARVLGKHQGIVPPRPNAPPEKSVAAAGPEQLSSAEMERRMKLLREDSELQKLHKKFVLGNILQESEFWATRKNLLDDEANTASKQKPGFRSVMLADVRPSADGQTNKVTFSLTNEIIHQIFAEKPAVHRAFLDYVPKKLSEKDFWTKYCRAEYLLRTKNTLAAKAEAADDEELAIFLRNDDIVAKEAKLKIKRVDPTLDMEADAGDDYIHLPDHGILRDGSRETTDTDSELARRTLSQDLNRHAAVVLEGRKTDVEIADAKTVAEALARSKTETPCSSIADDASHERLLKVARMTEIEDLQAPRSLPYAPLCIKDPREYFDSQQANPLRPLGGDGRKARSCSLSTDDAFRHLMDQISSVKVNKLSCPVVQSNVALKVLNELNEGISRSRRLNLKNPQDSLLGRLPHRTRDELMDHWTAIQELLRHFWSSYPITTTVLYNKIQRVKDAMTQIYQKLQDIKESAQPDVRHEISQLVKPMTQALDAAFNHDLEQQQKSSKTGNKPNGF, encoded by the exons atgGGGACCATGACGATCGGCGCCAAGTACAAGACCACGCTCAAGGATCCGGGAACCACCGGCGTGCTCCGCATG AATGAAGATAAGTTGGCTTTTATTCCTAATGACCCACGCTCACTCATGAAGCTCAATGTCGATTTCCGAACCATCAAAG GTCACAAGTTCAACAAAGTAGATGGTAGCAAACCAACACCACCGTTGTTGAATCTTTCAAAAGATTCTGACAAG ggAGGGGGCTACATGTTTGAGTTTGACAATGTTGGCAACCGTGATTTGTGTCGTGACTTTGTAG CTAGAGTTTTAGGCAAACATCAAGGCATCGTGCCCCCTAGACCAAATGCACCTCCTGAAAAATCAGTTGCAGCAGCTGGTCCAGAACAGCTCAGTTCTGCTGAAATGGAACGGCGGATGAAATTGCTGCGAGAAGACAG TGAATTGCAGAAGTTGCATAAGAAGTTTGTTCTTGGCAATATTCTGCAAGAGTCTGAATTTTGGGCAACAAGAAAG AATTTGCTTGACGATGAAGCAAACACAGCATCAAAACAAAAGCCAGGTTTCAGAAGTGTCATGCTAGCTGATGTTAGACCGTCAGCTGATGGACAG ACAAACAAGGTTACTTTCAGTCTCACTAATGAGATTATCCATCAG atctttgcagaaaagccAGCTGTCCATCGGGCATTTTTAGATTATGTTCCAAAGAAG TTGTCAGAAAAAGATTTTTGGACAAAATACTGTAGAGCTGAGTATCTACTTAGGACAAAAAATACTTTAGCGGCAAAAGCTGAGGCTGCTGATGATGAGGAATTAGCAATCTTCTTGAGAAATGATGATATAGTTGCCAAGGAGGCAAAGCTCAAG ATAAAACGAGTTGATCCAACATTAGATATGGAGGCAGATGCTGGAGATGACTACATCCATCTTCCG GATCATGGGATTCTCCGTGATGGCAGCAGAGAGACAACTGATACTGATAGTGAATTGGCTAGGAGAACGCTTTCTCAGGACCTGAATCGGCATGCTGCTGTTGTTCTTGAAGGGAGAAAAACAG ATGTCGAAATAGCTGATGCAAAGACAGTGGCTGAAGCACTTGCAAGGTCCAAGACGG AAACACCTTGTAGTTCAATTGCTGATGATGCTAGTCATGAGAGATTGTTAAAGGTGGCCCGCATGACTGAGATAGAGGATCTGCAAGCTCCACGAAGTCTCCCATATGCACCACTTTGTATCAAG GATCCTCGAGAGTATTTTGATTCGCAGCAAGCAAATCCTCTGAGACCATTAGGTGGTGATGGAAGAAAGGCCCGCAGCTGCAGCCTGAGCACAGATGACGCATTCCGCCATTTGATGGATCAAATATCTTCGGTCAAAGTTAATAAATTGAGCTGTCCGGTTGTTCAGTCAAATGTGGCCCTTAAG GTTCTTAATGAATTGAACGAAGGAATTTCACGTTCAAGAAGGCTTAACCTTAAGAATCCCCAAGACAGTCTCCTTGGTCGTCTTCCTCACCGCACACGAGATGAACTTATGGAT CATTGGACGGCTATCCAGGAGTTACTGCGCCATTTTTGGTCATCGTATCCTATAACAACCACAGTCCTTTATAATAAG ATTCAAAGGGTTAAGGATGCAATGACACAGATATATCAGAAGTTGCAG GATATAAAGGAATCAGCACAACCTGATGTAAGGCATGAAATATCTCAGCTAGTAAAGCCTATGACACAG GCACTTGATGCTGCCTTCAACCATGacctggagcagcagcagaaatCTTCGAAGACTGGTAACAAGCCTAACGGGTTTTGA
- the LOC100833087 gene encoding uncharacterized protein LOC100833087 — MSENKKAKRKKKMKSKPSKWAAPFRPSTCLARLSCRPIGLTRFFCSSSSSGNASGEKEREEMGKEALDYVLVPLGLALMVGYHGWLLLRIRRRPATTVIGVNAINRRIWVRHVMEEATGKHAVLAVQTMRNNIMASTLLASTAITLSSLIAVLMSSGGCGSSSSSSAGLLPDAPLVVGATGAAALTAKFFAILVCFLVAFLLNVQSIRYYSHTSTLVNVPLLRRQCSRRVAAVDYVTGTLNRGSYFWSLGVRAFYFSCPVFLWLFGPIPMFATCVVMVCALYFLDVCDDWELEEEDDGERSGHGKKKNDAGQQQV; from the exons ATGAGCGAGAataaaaaggcaaaaagaaaaaagaaaatgaaaagcaAGCCATCTAAGTGGGCCGCACCATTCCGGCCCAGTACGTGCCTGGCCCGTTTGAGCTGCAGGCCCATTGGGCTCACGAGGTTCttctgctcttcttcctcctcggggAATGCGAGTGGCgagaaagagagggaggagatggggaagGAGGCGCTGGACTACGTGCTGGTGCCGCTAGGGCTGGCGCTGATGGTGGGCTACCACGGGTGGCTTCTCCTccgcatccgccgccgccccgccacCACCGTCATAGGCGTCAACGCCATCAACCGCCGCATCTGGGTCCGCCACGTCATGGAG GAGGCGACGGGGAAGCACGCGGTGCTGGCGGTGCAGACGATGCGGAACAACATCATGGCGTCGACGCTGCTGGCCTCCACGGCGATAACCCTCAGCTCGCTCATCGCGGTCCTCATGTCCTCCGGCGGCTGCGGCTCATCATCCTCCTCATCCGCGGGGCTTCTCCCGGACGCGCCGCTGGTGGTGGgggcgacgggggcggcggcgctgacgGCCAAGTTCTTCGCGATCCTCGTCTGCTTCCTGGTCGCCTTCCTCCTCAACGTGCAGTCCATCCGCTACTACAGCCACACCAGCACGCTCGTCAACGtgccgctcctccgccgccagtgCTCCAGGAgggtcgccgccgtcgactaCGTCACCGGCACGCTCAACCGCGGCAGCTACTTCTGGTCGCTCGGGGTCAGGGCCTTCTACTTCTCCTGCCCGGTGTTTCTCTGGCTCTTTGGCCCCATCCCCATGTTCGCCACCTGCGTTGTCATGGTCTGCGCGCTCTACTTCCTCGATGTTTGCGATGATtgggagctggaggaggaagacgatggggagAGGTCGGGAcatgggaagaagaagaatgatGCAGGGCAGCAGCAAGTGTAG